A stretch of DNA from Drosophila virilis strain 15010-1051.87 chromosome 5, Dvir_AGI_RSII-ME, whole genome shotgun sequence:
GCAAGGCGCTTCTAAACGACGAACGTTTCAAGACTGTGGACAGTGCACGCTTTGAGAAGAAATTCCGAAAACGTCCGGCAAAAGATGCGATAGAAAAGACGCCGCCTAAATCGAGTAAAATAAGCTTAGCCACGAAAACGAAACCAAATGCAAAGCGCAAAGCAAAAGTGACTTAATGAgctttaaatacaaataacttTCGAGCTTACACTAATAAGCAGTTGCGAAACGcatcatataaatatttatgtaatttcaATAATTCAAGACATGCTTCAAAAATGTAGTCGTAGCAGCCTTCAGTTAACGGAGCAGGCACTTTTGCTATATCAGTTTCTTCAGTGTTTCAGTCTAGGGCGATCGTTAGCAGCGCATCCTCGGGACAGATCTCCAGCAGCACTTTGGCGCCATCGTTAAATGGATACGAAATGCTGCCATCAATGACCAGATCTGCAGAAGTGAATTAAGAATGGAAATTGGGTTGCAATCGACCATTATGTTCTATAGGCTAATGTCCAGCTGCTACTCACTGGCATCGATGCAGTGCGATTTGATGAACACGCTCTGGACAAAATCGCGGGCTTTGAATGTGGATGGGGAGGGCCAGACGCCCACACAGATTTGTTCCCGTATGGAGTAGCACAGGCGCGGATCGTCGGGCGCAAACAGCAGACCCTGATTATAGCGCTGTGCTATTTCGTCAACATTTTCGCGCAGCCGAAGCACATCGGGCGAATCGCTGTTGGGCAGCGATTTAAGCAGATCGTCCACATCGCTGCTGGTAATGCGATTGATACTCGTGTGCCAGGATGTGGAGCCAGTGCCGGTGCTTACGCATAGGCCAGAACATTTGGTTTTGTTCACCAGATCCTGATGGTCCAGCACCAGTTGCAAATGTGAGACGCGTGCCGAAATATGCTCACCAATGAAGACCTAGAATGGGAAGCGCAGCGCCTGAGAGGATTAGCTGGACAGTTTTGTTGACAGGCTAgctcaacacacacacctcGTTCAACGCCAAATAGGGCAGAATACGCTTCATTTTGGCCTTGTACTTGTTGGCCATGTGCTCGTCGAGCATTTCTGGCGCCGTATCCACCTGCTCCATCTTGACGGCCGTGTGCCTGAACAGGTCCGTCGACTCGGGTATCTTGCCATTGCTGCCCAGCATGGTGGTGCGTATGCGTGAGCGATGCATCC
This window harbors:
- the Nadk2 gene encoding NAD kinase 2, mitochondrial isoform X2; its protein translation is MLKSKQLLKQFAKEYANFAPANFQLKRALVVTKLSRYELEQLRHPELTREQLEQKLRDRGTDVEMVLYLHNLHKDFERRIVQSFQDVGCEVKLSSRSSLSKDVMSWADVIVPVGGDGTFLLSANRASPLFALSQQKTPIVGFNSDPQRSAGRLLLPKYFSENPEEAVSRIKSGDFKWMHRSRIRTTMLGSNGKIPESTDLFRHTAVKMEQVDTAPEMLDEHMANKYKAKMKRILPYLALNEVFIGEHISARVSHLQLVLDHQDLVNKTKCSGLCVSTGTGSTSWHTSINRITSSDVDDLLKSLPNSDSPDVLRLRENVDEIAQRYNQGLLFAPDDPRLCYSIREQICVGVWPSPSTFKARDFVQSVFIKSHCIDANLVIDGSISYPFNDGAKVLLEICPEDALLTIALD
- the Nadk2 gene encoding NAD kinase 2, mitochondrial isoform X4, whose translation is MVLYLHNLHKDFERRIVQSFQDVGCEVKLSSRLEFRSSLSKDVMSWADVIVPVGGDGTFLLSANRASPLFALSQQKTPIVGFNSDPQRSAGRLLLPKYFSENPEEAVSRIKSGDFKWMHRSRIRTTMLGSNGKIPESTDLFRHTAVKMEQVDTAPEMLDEHMANKYKAKMKRILPYLALNEVFIGEHISARVSHLQLVLDHQDLVNKTKCSGLCVSTGTGSTSWHTSINRITSSDVDDLLKSLPNSDSPDVLRLRENVDEIAQRYNQGLLFAPDDPRLCYSIREQICVGVWPSPSTFKARDFVQSVFIKSHCIDANLVIDGSISYPFNDGAKVLLEICPEDALLTIALD
- the Nadk2 gene encoding NAD kinase 2, mitochondrial isoform X3, yielding MLKSKQLLKQFAKEYANFAPANFQLKRALVVTKLSRYELEQLRHPELTREQLEQKLRDRGTDVEMVLYLHNLHKDFERRIVQSFQDVGCEVKLSSSSLSKDVMSWADVIVPVGGDGTFLLSANRASPLFALSQQKTPIVGFNSDPQRSAGRLLLPKYFSENPEEAVSRIKSGDFKWMHRSRIRTTMLGSNGKIPESTDLFRHTAVKMEQVDTAPEMLDEHMANKYKAKMKRILPYLALNEVFIGEHISARVSHLQLVLDHQDLVNKTKCSGLCVSTGTGSTSWHTSINRITSSDVDDLLKSLPNSDSPDVLRLRENVDEIAQRYNQGLLFAPDDPRLCYSIREQICVGVWPSPSTFKARDFVQSVFIKSHCIDANLVIDGSISYPFNDGAKVLLEICPEDALLTIALD
- the Nadk2 gene encoding NAD kinase 2, mitochondrial isoform X1; this translates as MLKSKQLLKQFAKEYANFAPANFQLKRALVVTKLSRYELEQLRHPELTREQLEQKLRDRGTDVEMVLYLHNLHKDFERRIVQSFQDVGCEVKLSSRLEFRSSLSKDVMSWADVIVPVGGDGTFLLSANRASPLFALSQQKTPIVGFNSDPQRSAGRLLLPKYFSENPEEAVSRIKSGDFKWMHRSRIRTTMLGSNGKIPESTDLFRHTAVKMEQVDTAPEMLDEHMANKYKAKMKRILPYLALNEVFIGEHISARVSHLQLVLDHQDLVNKTKCSGLCVSTGTGSTSWHTSINRITSSDVDDLLKSLPNSDSPDVLRLRENVDEIAQRYNQGLLFAPDDPRLCYSIREQICVGVWPSPSTFKARDFVQSVFIKSHCIDANLVIDGSISYPFNDGAKVLLEICPEDALLTIALD